Proteins from a single region of Desulfosporosinus sp. Sb-LF:
- a CDS encoding methyl-accepting chemotaxis protein yields the protein MFKLRKQSPTNGSQVIIDRDELDTFMECLSHCDLSKPMELNLSPSSPLCDIVKGLNEIIEARQNVITSCMLDINGAVGQMTGMTSIREMLQRIQEQTPQIANMSAQAQEMGAAANQTASSATNAASFVDQSLSTAASGVEKIQQAVDFVERSFTQFEQVSHQVQDVLNSMGEIEQIVSVIAGVADQTNLLALNAAIEAARAGDQGRGFAVVADEVRKLAEHTTTSVTDIRQRIGGLSQNSNRTAKDILSLSNMMLEGKTVMQGAGQEVEQILHHVVTISEDIQQIAAGSEEQSAAIQEFAQIISLISDSAQTTERVTQHTGEGIYGISQKLGEIRTRQIRNTPTITPHQALELSKTDHLLWTWRIYNMLLGYEQVDSKSVGNHHDCRLGRWADGSEATALRANPTFMKLESPHERVHDLARQAAQAYNQGKINEAEDLLSQMSQASQEVIEILNELQHLV from the coding sequence GTGTTTAAGTTAAGAAAACAGTCCCCAACAAACGGTTCGCAGGTGATCATAGACAGAGACGAGCTAGACACGTTTATGGAATGTCTGAGCCATTGCGACCTCAGCAAACCAATGGAGTTGAATCTTTCTCCCTCCAGCCCCCTTTGCGACATCGTCAAAGGTTTGAATGAGATCATCGAGGCTCGACAGAACGTCATCACTAGTTGCATGCTAGATATTAACGGAGCAGTGGGTCAAATGACCGGAATGACCTCCATCCGCGAAATGCTGCAGCGCATACAGGAACAAACACCGCAAATCGCCAATATGTCCGCGCAGGCCCAAGAGATGGGCGCAGCTGCCAATCAAACTGCCTCCTCCGCCACCAATGCAGCATCTTTTGTCGATCAATCTCTGAGTACGGCCGCCTCCGGTGTGGAAAAAATTCAGCAAGCCGTTGACTTTGTTGAACGTTCCTTCACTCAATTCGAGCAAGTGAGTCACCAGGTACAAGATGTCTTAAATTCCATGGGCGAAATAGAGCAGATTGTCAGTGTCATTGCAGGGGTTGCAGATCAAACCAACCTTTTGGCCCTCAATGCAGCCATCGAAGCTGCTCGAGCCGGGGATCAGGGGCGGGGATTCGCGGTCGTTGCCGACGAAGTACGCAAACTAGCTGAACACACCACGACCTCCGTCACCGATATTAGGCAAAGGATTGGAGGTTTAAGTCAAAATTCCAATCGCACTGCAAAGGATATCCTCTCCCTTTCCAACATGATGCTGGAAGGAAAAACTGTGATGCAGGGAGCTGGACAAGAGGTTGAACAAATCCTTCACCATGTCGTGACGATTTCGGAAGATATCCAGCAAATTGCTGCCGGAAGCGAAGAGCAAAGTGCTGCTATCCAAGAATTTGCTCAAATCATCAGTTTGATAAGTGATTCAGCACAAACTACAGAACGTGTCACACAGCATACTGGCGAAGGAATTTACGGTATTAGCCAAAAGCTCGGAGAAATCCGAACTCGGCAAATCCGAAATACACCGACCATCACGCCTCACCAAGCTCTAGAACTTTCCAAGACAGATCACCTTCTCTGGACCTGGCGTATCTATAATATGCTTTTAGGCTACGAACAGGTCGATTCAAAATCCGTTGGTAACCACCATGATTGTCGTCTAGGACGATGGGCTGATGGCTCCGAGGCCACCGCGTTACGTGCAAATCCTACCTTTATGAAACTTGAGTCTCCACACGAACGCGTACACGATTTAGCACGACAAGCTGCCCAAGCCTACAATCAAGGGAAGATCAATGAAGCCGAAGACCTCTTGTCCCAAATGTCTCAAGCTTCCCAAGAGGTCATTGAAATCCTCAATGAATTACAACATCTCGTTTAA
- the citC gene encoding [citrate (pro-3S)-lyase] ligase → MYGVIPEWVNLNDRVAREEVEVFLEGFDLILDQDVDYTIVIRGGPSKGSSIIATCSKAKNVLKCFAVSEELQGEGIASSLVSALLDKLFNQGVYHSFIFTKPANARFFSALNFKLIHSNADVALLESGIYDIGKALQKMKTSYHLGDGEKASLVMNCNPFTLGHRYLIEEAAKNNNEVLVFIVEEDLSLFPFKTRYELVRQGVSDLENVIVVPSGEYLISSATFPSYFIKEEGKRLRAYVNLDASIFGRYFCEFFNITKRYVGEEPYCQVTNAYNEALKKVLPTYGVELHQIARKTFRDVAISASRVRSIIKGRDDQELKDLEGLLPDVTLKFLNTSLGRGIVD, encoded by the coding sequence ATGTATGGAGTTATCCCTGAATGGGTGAATCTAAACGATCGAGTGGCTAGAGAGGAAGTAGAAGTCTTTCTCGAAGGTTTTGACTTGATTTTAGATCAGGATGTGGATTACACGATCGTCATAAGGGGTGGACCATCGAAGGGATCCTCCATTATTGCTACTTGTTCTAAAGCGAAAAATGTTTTAAAGTGTTTTGCAGTTAGCGAGGAGCTTCAGGGAGAGGGGATAGCTTCCTCTTTAGTTTCCGCACTTTTGGATAAACTCTTTAATCAGGGTGTATACCACAGCTTTATATTTACAAAGCCAGCAAACGCTAGATTTTTTTCTGCACTTAATTTCAAACTAATCCATAGTAATGCGGATGTGGCACTCTTGGAAAGTGGCATTTATGATATAGGTAAAGCATTACAGAAAATGAAAACGAGTTATCATTTAGGGGATGGAGAAAAGGCATCTTTAGTCATGAATTGTAACCCGTTTACGCTGGGACATCGATATCTGATTGAAGAAGCTGCAAAGAATAATAACGAGGTTCTCGTGTTCATTGTTGAAGAGGATCTTTCACTGTTTCCCTTTAAAACGAGATATGAACTCGTCCGTCAGGGAGTTTCAGATTTGGAAAATGTTATCGTAGTGCCAAGCGGAGAGTATTTAATATCCTCTGCCACGTTTCCTTCCTACTTTATAAAGGAAGAGGGAAAACGATTAAGGGCCTATGTAAACCTAGACGCCTCAATATTTGGCAGGTATTTTTGTGAATTCTTCAACATTACGAAGAGGTATGTGGGGGAAGAACCTTATTGTCAGGTCACGAACGCCTACAATGAGGCACTGAAAAAAGTGCTTCCTACCTATGGAGTAGAACTGCACCAAATTGCGAGAAAGACTTTCAGGGATGTAGCTATAAGTGCTTCAAGGGTTAGAAGTATCATCAAAGGTAGAGATGACCAGGAACTAAAAGATTTAGAGGGTCTTCTACCAGACGTTACCTTGAAGTTCCTAAATACAAGCCTCGGAAGAGGGATTGTGGACTGA
- a CDS encoding fumarate hydratase, with protein MKEILVEEIVVAVEKLCMEANYDLGSDIMAGFHQALKDERSPLGHEVLERLIENAEIAHKERVPMCQDTGMAVIFAEIGQDLHVVGGGLTEAINEGVRRGYDKGYLRKSVVKDPFERVNTGDNTPAVIHYDIIPGDSLHLVIAPKGFGSENMGGLKMCKPSEGLEGAMQFVVDTVDRAGGNPCPPIIVGVGVGGTMEKATFLAKKSLLREVGSHNPEGRLAKIEEELLDRINRLGIGPQGFGGVTTALAVNLEVYPTHIAGMPVAVNIGCHATRHKEITLQGRES; from the coding sequence ATGAAGGAAATACTCGTGGAAGAAATCGTCGTGGCCGTTGAAAAGCTTTGCATGGAAGCTAATTATGATCTTGGTTCTGACATCATGGCGGGGTTTCATCAGGCATTAAAGGATGAGCGTTCGCCGTTAGGCCATGAGGTGTTAGAGCGGCTCATTGAGAACGCCGAAATAGCGCATAAAGAAAGAGTTCCAATGTGTCAGGATACTGGGATGGCAGTGATTTTTGCGGAAATAGGCCAGGACTTGCATGTCGTCGGTGGAGGTCTTACCGAGGCCATTAACGAAGGGGTTCGTCGTGGGTATGATAAAGGATATCTGCGCAAATCCGTGGTCAAAGATCCTTTTGAGCGAGTTAACACGGGGGATAACACGCCAGCTGTGATCCATTACGATATTATCCCCGGTGATTCTCTGCACTTAGTAATAGCACCTAAGGGGTTCGGTAGCGAAAATATGGGTGGCTTAAAAATGTGCAAACCGTCAGAGGGTCTAGAGGGTGCCATGCAATTTGTTGTGGACACGGTCGACCGAGCGGGTGGAAACCCTTGTCCACCGATTATCGTCGGAGTAGGTGTGGGCGGAACGATGGAGAAAGCAACCTTTCTAGCTAAAAAGAGCTTACTCCGTGAAGTCGGTAGCCATAACCCGGAAGGGCGTCTGGCGAAAATCGAGGAAGAGTTGCTAGATCGCATTAATCGTTTAGGAATTGGTCCTCAAGGGTTTGGGGGAGTGACTACCGCACTAGCTGTCAACTTAGAAGTGTATCCGACACATATTGCTGGAATGCCAGTCGCTGTCAACATTGGCTGTCATGCGACACGCCATAAGGAAATTACGTTACAAGGGAGGGAGAGTTAA
- a CDS encoding Fe-S-containing hydro-lyase has translation MSEIIRIEMPLTQEKVKGLKAGDNVLISGVIYTGRDAAHKKMIEALDAGVSLPFEMKDQVIYFVGPTPAKEGQVIGSAGPTTSGRMDAYSPKLIAEGLTGMIGKGLRSSEVVEAMKKHGAVYFGAIGGAGALISKCIVSAEVIAYPELGPEAVRRLVVKNFPVIVIIDHAGNNLYEVGKAQYRG, from the coding sequence ATGAGTGAGATAATACGCATAGAAATGCCCCTAACTCAAGAGAAAGTTAAGGGCTTAAAGGCCGGGGACAACGTCCTGATTAGTGGCGTGATTTATACGGGGCGTGACGCAGCTCACAAGAAAATGATCGAGGCCCTGGACGCAGGCGTTTCTCTCCCTTTCGAGATGAAAGATCAAGTCATTTATTTTGTGGGGCCAACCCCTGCCAAAGAAGGGCAAGTCATTGGTTCGGCTGGGCCTACGACAAGTGGACGGATGGATGCTTATTCGCCGAAGTTGATCGCCGAAGGGTTAACGGGAATGATCGGCAAAGGGCTTCGTTCTTCCGAAGTAGTTGAAGCGATGAAGAAACATGGTGCGGTCTACTTTGGAGCGATCGGTGGGGCAGGTGCCTTAATTTCCAAGTGCATTGTTTCGGCCGAAGTGATTGCTTATCCTGAACTAGGGCCAGAGGCAGTACGGCGTTTGGTAGTAAAGAATTTTCCGGTGATTGTGATTATTGATCATGCGGGAAACAATTTATATGAAGTTGGGAAAGCACAGTACAGAGGCTGA
- the citF gene encoding citrate lyase subunit alpha, with protein sequence MSTILSRELPRYIEGYGKLKPFQGAFSDIGIKIRKAVELKSVTPKDKKILETLGEALDKVNIKDGMTISFHHHLRNGDHVLNRVLDELAERGISDLTIAASSIFPIHAPLVEHIKNGVVTGLVTSYMSGPVADGVSKGVLKKPVVMQTHGGRARAIESGDLHIDVAFLAAPTADAYGNMNGVEGESACGTLGYAVADAEYADKTIVITDNLVPFPACPIEISQVFVDYIVQLESIGDPRGIVSGTTKITKDPVGLIIARMAAEVIKASGLVKDGMSFQTGAGGTSLAVAAELKKVMKQDNVVGSFAAGGITGYIVEMLEEGLFRTLLDVQCFDLKAIESYRDNPRHQFMSASMYGNPHNKGSVVNNLDIMILGATEIDTEFNVNVTTNSNGVIMGGSGGHSDTAAGAKLTIVVTQLMKARLPIIRDRVTTITTPGESIDVVVTERGIAVNPKRTDLIEKLRKTKLPLITIEELKALAEKITGVPKAIETSERIVAVVEYRDGSVIDVVRMV encoded by the coding sequence ATAAGTACAATATTAAGTAGAGAACTTCCGCGTTATATTGAGGGATATGGAAAGCTTAAGCCCTTTCAAGGGGCATTTAGTGATATAGGAATAAAGATCAGAAAGGCTGTCGAACTGAAAAGTGTAACCCCTAAGGATAAGAAAATCTTAGAAACCTTGGGTGAGGCCTTGGATAAGGTGAATATAAAGGACGGAATGACGATCTCGTTTCATCACCATTTGCGAAACGGGGATCATGTTCTGAATAGGGTGTTGGACGAGCTTGCTGAGAGAGGGATTAGTGATCTGACCATTGCGGCGAGTTCCATTTTTCCTATTCATGCCCCTCTAGTAGAGCACATAAAAAATGGAGTGGTAACGGGTCTTGTAACTAGCTATATGTCGGGTCCTGTGGCAGATGGAGTGTCTAAGGGCGTTTTGAAAAAACCTGTCGTCATGCAAACCCATGGTGGTCGAGCGAGGGCCATTGAGAGCGGGGATTTACATATAGACGTGGCCTTTCTTGCAGCACCCACAGCGGACGCCTATGGCAATATGAATGGGGTAGAGGGTGAGTCCGCTTGTGGTACGTTAGGCTATGCAGTAGCAGATGCAGAGTATGCTGATAAAACGATCGTTATCACGGATAATTTGGTACCCTTCCCAGCCTGCCCTATTGAGATTAGCCAAGTTTTTGTCGATTATATAGTTCAGTTGGAATCTATCGGAGATCCAAGGGGTATTGTTTCGGGTACCACAAAGATCACCAAGGATCCGGTGGGCCTTATTATAGCTAGGATGGCTGCGGAGGTGATCAAGGCCTCTGGGTTAGTGAAAGATGGAATGTCCTTTCAAACAGGGGCAGGTGGAACTTCTCTGGCCGTTGCTGCAGAACTCAAAAAAGTTATGAAACAGGATAATGTGGTAGGTAGTTTTGCAGCTGGCGGAATTACGGGATATATTGTGGAAATGCTGGAAGAAGGACTTTTTAGGACTCTTCTTGATGTGCAATGCTTTGATTTAAAAGCAATAGAGTCCTATAGAGATAATCCAAGACATCAATTTATGTCCGCTTCTATGTATGGAAATCCTCATAATAAGGGCTCGGTGGTCAATAATCTAGACATTATGATTCTTGGGGCTACCGAGATCGACACAGAATTTAATGTTAACGTGACCACAAATTCCAACGGAGTCATCATGGGTGGTTCAGGCGGACATAGCGATACGGCAGCGGGTGCTAAACTCACGATCGTTGTTACTCAACTTATGAAAGCTCGACTTCCGATCATCAGGGATCGAGTGACAACGATTACAACCCCTGGAGAAAGTATCGATGTTGTTGTAACAGAACGAGGGATAGCCGTAAATCCTAAAAGGACGGATTTGATCGAGAAACTAAGAAAAACTAAGCTTCCGCTCATTACCATAGAAGAGTTGAAAGCTTTGGCAGAAAAAATCACCGGAGTCCCGAAAGCTATCGAAACCTCAGAGAGGATCGTGGCGGTCGTGGAATATAGGGATGGTAGCGTGATCGACGTTGTAAGGATGGTTTAG
- a CDS encoding 2-hydroxyacyl-CoA dehydratase family protein, giving the protein MGKIGLTTTVPVEVIYAAGDTPIDLNNIFITSSEAMRRVEDAELAGFPRNVCGWIKGLYSTALNNPDIRQIVAVTQGDCSNTHALMETWQVEGIGIIPFAFPYDRDPDMLRLQIDKLIGALGTNWEGVYQQKKRLDQVRALAWEIDRLTWEENRVSGFENHLYQVSCSDFNGDPEGFAHEMEDFIQTVREREPFTERVLSRSQGKEREIRLGFIGVPPIFPELYNFLEEQGARVVFNEVQRQFSMPFETDEVVEQYRLYTYPYQVFQRIEDIAREAERRQLDGIIHYTQSFCYRQIEDLIIRKRLDYPILTLEGENPTGLDARTKMRVESFLSMLGGS; this is encoded by the coding sequence ATGGGCAAGATCGGCTTAACAACGACGGTGCCTGTCGAAGTGATTTACGCGGCAGGGGATACACCAATTGATTTGAACAATATCTTTATTACAAGTTCCGAAGCGATGCGTCGTGTGGAAGATGCAGAGTTGGCCGGCTTTCCGCGAAATGTTTGCGGTTGGATAAAGGGGTTGTATTCGACGGCCTTAAATAACCCGGACATTCGCCAGATTGTTGCTGTGACTCAGGGAGACTGCAGTAACACTCATGCTCTGATGGAGACGTGGCAGGTGGAGGGGATCGGAATTATTCCCTTTGCTTTTCCATATGACCGAGATCCTGACATGCTCCGTCTTCAAATAGACAAGCTAATTGGAGCTTTAGGGACTAATTGGGAAGGTGTATACCAGCAAAAGAAACGTCTCGATCAGGTCCGAGCTTTAGCTTGGGAAATCGACCGGCTGACTTGGGAAGAAAACCGTGTGAGCGGGTTTGAAAATCATCTTTATCAGGTTTCTTGTTCGGATTTTAACGGCGATCCTGAGGGCTTTGCTCATGAGATGGAGGACTTTATTCAAACGGTTCGCGAGCGAGAGCCGTTCACTGAAAGGGTGCTTAGCAGATCGCAGGGGAAAGAACGGGAAATTCGCCTGGGCTTTATCGGGGTTCCACCAATATTTCCGGAGCTATATAATTTCTTAGAAGAACAGGGTGCCCGTGTTGTGTTCAATGAAGTTCAGAGGCAGTTCTCGATGCCTTTTGAGACAGATGAAGTTGTTGAACAATACCGTTTATACACGTATCCTTATCAAGTGTTTCAACGGATTGAGGATATCGCTCGGGAGGCGGAGCGTCGCCAATTGGACGGGATCATTCATTATACACAAAGCTTTTGTTATCGTCAGATTGAGGATCTTATTATCCGCAAAAGGCTGGACTATCCGATTCTAACCCTGGAAGGCGAAAATCCAACGGGTTTAGATGCTCGGACTAAAATGAGGGTAGAGTCCTTTTTAAGTATGTTAGGAGGGTCGTGA
- a CDS encoding acyl-CoA dehydratase activase, which produces MSVQTICGIDLGSRSVKIALMRQQAEGKNLEILRLESLDTIRFYREYGRKQGEKLVVDFEAMGLPVVDCLVSTGYGRNTLELAGGKAIPELKAHVLGAIYQTGLKDFTLIDLGGQDSKIIQVRKGKMIDFLTNDKCAASSGRYLENMASVLDVSLEDLGQYSQTPVELNSTCAVFGESELIGKIVEGFPLAELAAGINATIVKRILPLLRSFAGEVLVFTGGVAHNRAVGQLLEEGTGRRIVIPREPQFNGAIGCCMEGRETLV; this is translated from the coding sequence ATGTCTGTACAAACTATTTGTGGAATTGATTTGGGGAGCCGGAGTGTGAAGATCGCTCTGATGAGGCAACAAGCAGAGGGGAAGAATTTAGAGATCCTTCGCTTGGAAAGTTTGGATACGATCCGGTTTTACCGGGAGTATGGGCGAAAACAGGGAGAAAAGCTAGTCGTCGATTTTGAGGCCATGGGGCTGCCGGTCGTGGATTGCTTGGTTTCCACTGGGTATGGTCGGAATACTTTGGAGCTTGCCGGGGGGAAGGCCATTCCGGAGCTAAAGGCTCATGTTTTGGGTGCGATTTATCAGACAGGGTTAAAGGATTTTACGTTGATCGATCTGGGGGGGCAAGACAGTAAAATCATTCAGGTCCGTAAGGGTAAGATGATCGATTTTCTGACAAATGATAAGTGTGCTGCCTCATCTGGCCGTTACCTAGAAAATATGGCAAGCGTCCTAGACGTGTCACTTGAGGATCTTGGACAGTATTCCCAAACCCCGGTAGAGTTGAATTCTACGTGTGCGGTATTCGGCGAGAGTGAGCTCATCGGTAAGATTGTGGAAGGATTTCCTCTCGCTGAACTTGCTGCCGGTATTAACGCGACGATTGTCAAACGCATTTTGCCTCTTCTGCGTTCTTTCGCTGGGGAGGTTCTGGTTTTTACAGGGGGCGTAGCGCACAACCGAGCAGTAGGTCAGCTTTTGGAAGAGGGCACGGGGCGACGGATTGTTATACCTCGGGAGCCTCAATTTAATGGGGCGATCGGGTGTTGTATGGAGGGTCGTGAGACACTCGTTTAG
- a CDS encoding aldolase/citrate lyase family protein, with amino-acid sequence MKRLRRTMLFMPGNNPGMLQNAGILGADSIILDLEDAVSLTEKDSARTLVREALKTIDYSQVEVVVRVNPMDSDFGSLDVDMIARVKPDTLLVPKADVEGIRLIDTMLDKIEAEEGFVVGCIKIIALIETAAGLENVSNVIRASRRVVGVLLGGEDLTSDLGIIRTKEGEEIFYARNKVATACRALKVDSIDTPFTDTDDYEGLAKDTAKAKSLGLTGKSAINPRQIEVIHAEFAPTESEIKYALRILDALEEANKEGKGVFSLDGKMIDAPVINRAETTVDLARRLGLLN; translated from the coding sequence GTGAAACGATTAAGAAGAACAATGCTTTTCATGCCAGGCAACAATCCTGGCATGCTTCAAAATGCAGGTATACTTGGGGCAGATTCTATCATACTGGATCTAGAGGATGCTGTTAGTTTAACAGAAAAAGATAGTGCTAGAACTTTAGTTAGAGAAGCTCTTAAAACGATAGATTATTCACAGGTTGAAGTGGTTGTCAGAGTCAATCCGATGGATTCGGACTTTGGGTCCCTTGATGTGGATATGATCGCTAGGGTTAAACCTGACACCTTGTTGGTTCCAAAGGCGGATGTAGAAGGCATCAGGCTTATCGATACTATGCTGGATAAAATTGAAGCAGAAGAAGGCTTCGTAGTAGGCTGTATTAAAATAATAGCTCTCATAGAGACGGCTGCCGGACTTGAAAATGTTTCTAACGTCATTCGGGCCTCTAGGCGAGTGGTTGGAGTTTTGCTCGGAGGAGAAGATTTGACGTCGGATCTGGGGATAATAAGAACGAAAGAGGGAGAGGAAATCTTCTATGCTCGGAATAAAGTGGCCACTGCTTGTAGGGCATTGAAGGTGGATTCTATCGATACACCATTTACAGATACGGACGATTATGAGGGACTGGCTAAGGACACAGCAAAAGCAAAAAGCTTAGGACTAACCGGTAAATCGGCCATCAATCCAAGGCAGATTGAAGTTATTCATGCTGAATTTGCACCGACCGAGTCTGAGATAAAATATGCCCTAAGGATTTTAGATGCTCTGGAGGAAGCTAATAAAGAAGGTAAGGGAGTCTTCTCTTTAGATGGTAAAATGATCGATGCTCCGGTTATCAATCGAGCGGAAACCACGGTTGACCTTGCCCGAAGACTGGGACTTCTGAACTGA
- a CDS encoding methylaspartate ammonia-lyase, producing MKIVDVIASPGLTGFYFDDQQAIKAGVSHDGFTYIGEPMTPGFKAVRQRGESISVMLILEDGQVASGDCAAVQYSGAGGRDPLFLAEDFIPIILEEIAPKLVGQELDSFRHLVGLVENSKRVNGDRYHTAIRYGVSQAILDGVAKAKKMTMAEVILEEYKLPLILEPVPIFTQTGDDRYDNADKAIIKRAGVLPHALINNVETKLGKNGELLLAYVEWLRKRILTLGSDDYRPVLHIDVYGTVGVAFEDDTARMVDYFAKLEKAAEPLHLRIEGPMDAGSVEGQIEQLKSLRDALKERGVKVEIVADEWCNTYEDIVRFVDAQAADMVQIKTPDLGGIQNTIEAVIYAKKYGVGAYVGGSCNETDSGGRTAVHVSLAARPDQMLAKPGMGVDEGYMIVHNEMNRTLAVLKHREGKKTHSGQAFWS from the coding sequence ATGAAAATCGTGGATGTTATTGCTTCACCGGGACTTACTGGATTTTATTTTGATGATCAACAAGCGATTAAGGCTGGAGTTAGCCATGATGGGTTCACTTATATTGGGGAGCCGATGACTCCGGGGTTTAAGGCGGTTCGTCAACGGGGTGAGTCTATTTCTGTGATGCTTATTTTGGAAGATGGGCAAGTGGCTTCGGGGGATTGTGCGGCTGTGCAGTATTCGGGGGCTGGTGGGCGGGACCCGCTTTTTTTAGCGGAGGATTTTATTCCCATTATTCTGGAAGAGATTGCGCCTAAGTTGGTCGGACAGGAGTTGGATTCTTTCCGTCATTTGGTGGGCCTAGTGGAGAATTCGAAACGAGTGAATGGGGATCGTTATCACACAGCGATTCGTTATGGAGTGAGCCAAGCTATTCTTGATGGGGTGGCTAAAGCGAAGAAAATGACGATGGCCGAGGTGATTCTTGAGGAATACAAACTTCCGTTGATTCTTGAGCCTGTCCCGATTTTTACGCAAACTGGGGATGATCGCTATGATAATGCTGATAAAGCGATTATTAAACGTGCTGGGGTATTACCGCATGCGTTGATCAATAATGTAGAGACAAAGTTGGGGAAAAACGGAGAATTACTCTTAGCCTACGTAGAATGGCTTAGAAAGCGAATTTTAACGCTTGGCAGTGATGATTACCGCCCAGTTTTGCACATCGATGTCTACGGTACGGTTGGGGTCGCTTTTGAAGATGATACGGCGCGAATGGTCGATTATTTTGCTAAGTTGGAAAAGGCGGCTGAGCCCCTTCACTTACGGATTGAAGGGCCGATGGATGCCGGAAGTGTAGAAGGCCAGATAGAGCAACTTAAGTCTTTGCGAGATGCTTTAAAGGAACGTGGAGTAAAGGTAGAAATCGTGGCTGATGAGTGGTGTAACACTTATGAAGACATCGTTAGGTTTGTGGATGCTCAAGCTGCCGATATGGTTCAGATCAAGACTCCGGACTTGGGTGGAATTCAAAACACGATCGAAGCGGTTATTTATGCCAAGAAATATGGTGTGGGTGCCTATGTCGGCGGCTCTTGTAATGAGACGGATAGCGGCGGCCGAACTGCAGTCCATGTATCACTGGCGGCTCGCCCAGATCAAATGCTTGCAAAACCTGGTATGGGGGTAGATGAAGGGTACATGATCGTGCATAATGAGATGAATCGGACGCTTGCAGTTTTGAAGCATCGGGAAGGGAAGAAAACGCATTCTGGGCAAGCGTTTTGGAGTTAG
- the citD gene encoding citrate lyase acyl carrier protein, which produces MKITKVAKAGTLESNDILVMVMPNDSGKVELELESIVMQQFGDVIKQVILHKVKEMGIEGITIKAHDKGALDYAIGARVETAIKRAI; this is translated from the coding sequence ATGAAAATTACCAAGGTTGCTAAAGCAGGCACGCTCGAATCCAATGACATACTCGTCATGGTCATGCCCAATGATTCTGGCAAAGTTGAGCTTGAACTGGAAAGTATCGTAATGCAGCAGTTTGGCGATGTTATCAAGCAAGTGATTTTACATAAGGTTAAGGAAATGGGCATTGAGGGGATCACCATTAAGGCTCACGATAAGGGGGCCTTGGATTATGCCATCGGGGCGAGGGTTGAAACTGCTATTAAAAGAGCTATATAG